GCCACAATCCCTGGAAGGGAATTTCCCTGCTTGCATGCAAGCCCAGGAATGGGGAGGGGACACTTACTTTCTCAGGTTGTTGAGCACCATGATGTTGGCGTACATGTGGAAGAGGTAGTAGCTGTAGGGCGGGTTGTCGTCACCTGTCCAGGCCTCTGGCTTGGGACTCTTGTAGGAAAACATGTGGTCGCTGTGCTTGGATTCGTCATCGACGCTGTCAAATCCGGTCACCTGCACATCCATGAGGGCGCAACAATCAAACGTGGGTGGGACAGTGTGTTCTGTATGTTCCTTAAAAGGGTGTCACGGGCCAGGGGTGTTTGTCTATTGTTTTCATGGCTGGGGCAATTTTGATTGACAGAGGAACAGGGCAGACAAAATATGTACTTTCTTATTGAGCATTTGGAGCATTCGTTCTGATCTGTCGACTCAGCTTGACACAAACTGGCCAGTACTTACATATTTCAGAAAGACATGCAGCTCCTTCTGCTTCTGTGGATTTACTGTGGCCTCAAACAAAGGCAAGAAAATATTCTCCAGCATTTTGGCGAAGTTTGGTATTGTCTTCTTTGACctgaaaatgtcactgaaaGAAATCAAAGGGTTTCTGTCAAAATCACTAAATCCTTACAGTACCAAAAACTAACATGCCTCTTTCCCTTTAAATTTGTGTGAGACTTTGAAAGTGCCAACTGATCAGCCATTCTAAGGCCGTAGGGGCTGCTTCCGCTGACAAAAAGTTTTGTAATACAGTCTAAGAGAAAATCAAATCCAAATTAGTCTTATGCTGTCTAATCCTGAGACACCCAGATTCTTCTATTCTTCTAGGCtcttatattaattattataattttacaattgtttaatttggcAGATCTAATGCAGTTAAATGACTGAGAAAGCCATGGTTTTAACCAAGATGTCACTACCGTCAGTGAAAAGTGCTCTCAAACAAGGGGCTTTAATTTGCATTGAACTAAACACCATAGTATCTCTGTTTTGGCAACTATGGTAACCAAGTGTACATATGTATTCTATAATTCGAGCTTTGTGGCTCCTTCAGCCATTGtattaatataaatgcaaaaatgttgaACCCTTTTCATATTAAATGCTATATTTTTCTGAAGTATATCTTGAGATTTTTGACCACAGCTTTCCTAGGGGGCTGGTTGATGTATTAAATCATGTACCACCATGAAACAGCAGGGTGGCCTGTTTGGTTTTTTATTATCCTTCACTAGCATTATTATCTATTGTCATagtctgtgggggtgggggggggggagcacacaCTGGCCCAGTGGGCATCATGTCACACCAGACTCCGGATCATTACTGAAGCTCCACACTTGAGTGCCTAGATAATGGAAACCTAAGATGCAATGGATTATGAGCCAAACCTACATCCTGTTAAAATCAGCttgaaagacaaacacacagaagtaCACTTCACTGCACATCTTCAAGTGTCTTAATGAATCAGTTGGAACAAATCCAACACatacagatgggggggggggggggggggtctagcaCCAGGTTTGAGAAGCCCTGGCTTAGAGTAATATTAGGACACTGAATTCCACAGTATCCCAGAACTCCTCACTCCACCTCAAAACTTACTATATCCTGGGAATCTGGATGATCCACTGCATGTTGGTGGAATGGACTTTGTGCTGGATAAACCAGCAGGCCAGGTTGTGCCATTCTTCTGGAGCCCGGCCATAGATGGAGAGACGAGGCTCTGCGTGCTGGTACTTGCTCTCCTCCAGGTCATGCGCTACTTCCTGTAAAtgacaggaaatggaaaatgaagcATAAATTATTCCTGTTGCACTCTTCATGATTAATACCATGTCGTGCCAACGTTACTGTGATTGTTTTTGCATACCCGTGATGTCTCAGGGAGTGTTTGCAATCATTTGCATGCCTTTGTTTCACTGGGCAGCTAAAACCATACTAAAAGCATACTGTGTGTTCTGTCATTCCTCCTGCCAAGTTCACACTGTACTTTCACTTCCCTCCCCCAGCCCACATGACCAGACTCTATCACTAGCTGAAAATGTAACGCAAATTTGTTAGTGACGAGTGTTAACAGATAGAGAAAAAGCTgctaaaacaaaattaacaccTATTTTGACCTGGCCTCAGCCGCACTCTGGAAAGTCCCCTTCATAAATTATATCTTACCTTAATGATTCGTGCAAAGTATTCCCCATCTAGGTAGTTGTCCGTTTTCAAATAGATTTCCCTGAGTTCGCTAGCTCCAACAGGATTGTACTTGGAGTTAAACTTGTCAAACCGATGAAAGGTTTGTCTGCCCTGCAAAGGAAATGAAAGATTTctttagctttaaaaaaaaaaaagtgtttactCTTGAgaagacacaaagaaaaaaagaacacattgcAATAATGTTTCCAGTGTTAACTGAATCTAACATGCAAGTTGGGAGGGGCATGTTGGTCTTACAGCATGCACATCCAAGGAGTCCACGGTGAGGTCGTAGGGGTCCATGTTCAACTTTTCGAACACCTGCTTGAGTGTCATCTTTTTCCCCTGCTTCTCCATCACCACACGGTCCTCTTCTGTCTTGCACGTGGTCTGGATGAACTGGAGCAGGTGCTTCTGGCTCATGCAGGCAGCTGCGTGGATGTGGGTGTCCACCTGGGAACCAGAAGGCAAGCAGATGTACTGCGACTCATATCTGGAGTGCACACTGGTGTTACCGCCAAACTTGGAGGGAAACGCACGACAGTCTCGCCTATTTCTACAGTTCTGAAGATCATCTTCATAACCCGCAAATTACAGTCAGGGCCGCAAAATTCAGCGTCCCCCCATGTTTTCCGTTAAGCGGGGTGTTTACTAAAGACTCATTAAGGTTATGTTAATGAGCACAGCCACAGTGAGTTCAAGTAAATGTACTGCCGGTGTTTAAGGACCATCTTGCGCATGGCAGGAAAGCAACAATGTCGTACCCCTCCAACTATGGCAcgttttggacaggtgtcaggatccatggatgcaatggataggcactgtcacctttaaatgttaacacatCTCACATGTCATTAGTAAAAACTAATAttaaaacacagttttaatatttaaagttgTTTCATTGGAGATGATGAACATTAGATagcattaataaatatgaaaaaatgatatTTGTCTAGTTAGCTTCTATAAAAGCCCTGCAAATCTTTACTAAATATGGCCCTATGTGTCTTAAGGTCAGAGAGGTTGCATTTCCATACTGTTAACACAGGTGTGTAGATGTGCTGTATTTTAATGGGGTTTGGTACTGAGATATAGGTGTTGAGATAAAGGTATTCACCTTTCTGACATTGTAGAAATCTCGGTGGGGCACACTCTTCAGCTCTTTCAGCTCAGCCATTTCATTAAGCATCTCGTGAAGGTAGAACTTTGATCCAAGGAAGTTTAGACGTCTATGGCAGTAAGTCTTCCTGCAGAAAAAGGTCAATGGTATACTCAGCAAATGTTTTGCAAACAGTCATCTCCGAAGAGTGTGAGAACAGCATTTGACTCAAGATGAAAGGCCTTGCAGGTTCGAACCCTGATGAGGCACATTTCTTGTTCTATACCACAAAAATAGTACCGCAaagcaaaatgcaaataatgGTATTTTCGATATCACAAAGCAGAACATAGAACTGCTTCGCTATACACCATTACACATGGAGATACTGGTATAACACTGCCTCTAGTCTAGATTACAGGTACTGGTGTACACCATCACCATCAAGACTACAATGTGCACTGGTATAGTCTGTCTACAGACTGGACAACAGGGCAGTGATATGGCCCATGTAACAGAGGCAGGGCTGGTTTCATGTGGTGATTTGGCGGTGTGCTCACGTGGGCCCGTCGGCGATCATGGCAAGGACATGGCTGAGGTCAATGGCGAAGGTCTCGAGGTCAGGGTAGGGCAGGCTGTGCGGCTTGTTCAGCTTCAGGTCCTCAGGAGTGTCGTACACATAGATGATGCCGTCCTTCATCTTCAGTTCGTAGTTGAAGTTCTCCGGAATGTCTTCCATGCTGTAAGGGTCCTCCCCCTCACGTGGACAGGGGACGATTTCTGCAGGGACAGGGTAGAGCTGGTTACATGGCCGAGCCCCACACATGCATCGGCCTTATGATTCGTTTCAGCACGTCTCCACTGTTGCCCCTGGGCATTCCTGATCCGCCTTCGGCATATTATTAGTTCCTTTTGATACGACACATtcttactactactactcatTTTTGCATGCACATTTTGCAAGCAACTTCAGATATATAAGTTtgagaaattattatttctcttgAGCATAATTTAGAGTATGGATTTCATTAAGTGCCTGTGGTGTTAGAATACTCAATTGTTATGAAGCCTTCTATTTGCAAAGCTTATGTTCTAAACTGGTATGGATGGGGGGAAATTAATAGCTGCATAAATTTGATCGTAAAGTATTTTGCCTTGTCTTCTTTGTTTCAAACTGATTCTAGgctcatttctcatttcatgACCAATTCTGTAGCCTCCACTTGAGCTTGTGCAAACATGTCTGTAATATGGCTAACTCAAACAGATTTTACTTCCTCAAACAGAGCTGTCTATAATTTGTGGGCATGGCTCATTTAGCAAGAAGCAGTTTAAATTCCTGTaactgcatgtactgtactttCAGCAAAAgcatataaaattttaattaatatgcaGACCTGTTCTATTTCAACCGAATgttctttttataaaaaatttttaaaaatggcaaaaagtaGTAAGTTAACAATGACAGCGCTGAAACCCTCCCATTGTCAGATGAAATGTACCCTTTAGACGGTTGCTTAATCTGTCTGACTAAACGAGTCCGTCCAGTTTGGCTAAGGGGCTCAGACAGCCTAGAGCAAGGCATTAGTCTGTGGTCTCACTGGTAGTGGTCATGCAGCCTTTTGTTTCCTGGGTGAATTCCTGTTTCACCTGCAGTTGGAGTAAGGGCAATACCTGGCAgaatctcctcctcctcggtcCACTTCTCGTGTTCCGCACTGCGCAGGAACTGGGCCGTGGTCCTGGGGAAGCGATGGTATGCCAGCTTGGCGTATTTCTCCCTGATCTGCAGGGCTTTCAGGATGCTTCTGGCTGCTTGCTCATAGTCCTCAACTGTGATCTTTAGAGcacaaggggggaaaaaaatcggCAATGATCATCAGCAATCGTGAACTGCCTGCCTGTCAGTGAGCTTCACCGCACCCACCTGCCGGCCTTTAGAGAAGGGCCTTCGTGAAGGACGTGTGCTCCACCGTCTTGCCCAATGTGTTTTGCCCGGTGTGTTTTCCCCAGTCATTCCGGCGTGCAGAACAGCACGACTCGTCCGACACTTCTAACCTTTCGCGCACGGCAGACACGAAAAGCGACAGACGAATCCCGCTATTCCATGCGCTGGAATGACCGTGGATTCTGGAGCAAGTACTGTACAGCATGCCAAACCCCCCAAAATATATCCCTGACCTATATTTATACAGCCCAGGCCCTGACCCACAGTTGTTTTGTACAGGCTGTCGCCTCGATGGGCCAGGCCGGGCGGGGCTGCGCTGGCTTGTAAATCGCTGGGGACAGCTGCGATAGTTGTTTCGGGGAGGGTAGCAAGGAGGGACTTTCTCTCACCCCGGCGCAGTAGTCCCCGCTGATGGTGACTCTCTGGTACTCCGGGAAAGCGTCGgacagggaggggcaggtggAGGCAGGCGAGAGGAGAGGGGACACCACGGACAGGGCCCAGTCACCGACCGCGATCTGCATGGACTGGGAGCGGATCAGCTTGAAGCTCTGCTTCCTGGAGAACAACGCAGTAAACAGTCAAATAATATCAACTTAAACACTTGATCAGAATTAAGTAtgaaaacacatgcatgtatcTCCTGGTGAAGGCATGATTTATTTGGTTTGCCATTGTTGGTATACTAGTCCTCAGGCATTCTGCATATTTTCCTGGCGAGTGTGTTGTTTGTAAGCCACTGCATGCTAGAACAGGCCCCACAGGACTGTGGCACTTTGCTTTGCATCACTAATTTAAAAAGACGGATTAATGAGAGCATTTAAGCTCAGACAGGACTTTCAGCATATACCAGTTTTCCTGCCATAATCTCGTACATGGTGAGcctggggtggggcagggctaCACGGGTTGGGGCTGGGCGTGGCAGGGTGAGCCTGAGAAGTGAGGGTTAGGAAGGACCAGGATGGCGTGAGACGGGGGCCCACCTTTTGGCGGACTCCTCAGAGTGCTGCTCGGCCAGCTCCCTGAGGATCTCATGCTCCTTGGCCTGGTTGAGGCCGATGGGGCAGTCCTCGGGCACGGTGAAGAGGGCCAGCGTACTTTTCGTGTCCTCCTCCTTCAGCGCCGATGCGTACACCCTCTCCGCCAACCGCCGCACCTCCTCGTCCACCTCGCTCAGCGAGATCTTGGGGAATTGTCGCGGCATGTCTGCGGGAACAGAGGGGGCGCTCATGAGCCATTCACAGACCTGATAAGCTGTTTGCctgtgcttggggggggggggagagagctggTGCTGCAGTATCTGATAGGTGCATTCAGATGCAATTCAAACTCTGTATTGATGATAATGAAATTCCATATCTATGCTAATGTAATCCTATGCTGCTGCTTTTAGGATTCTAGAATATCAGGCGggggttttgtgtgtttgtttccgtgcttgtgtgtccgtgtttgcatgactgtttgtgtgtagtATACATGTTTGTACATAAACCAGAACagcacatatttaaataatactcTGAGTCAGGAAATATCAATATTAAATCTACATCTAGGGTCATCAGCCATATTTTCAATCCACTCTTGTCTACTAACACGGTTACCAGACATTTCTGCTTCATGTAAAGACTGGGTATGTAAGTTCTACAAAGTGTATTCGCTGATTAGATACAAAGATTAATTAttcagttatatatatatatatatatatatatatatgttcttTGTTTCTGTAAGAATTATGCTTGAGATGATGTACATCTCAATAAACGTGCCCGCTGGTTTCGCAAGTACACATAAATCATGCCGGTGAACACGTCCTGCCTGCTCTGATGTTCATGGACTCCACATTACAGCGCGAATGCCAACTGCATTGGCATCCTACCTCTGGCATCCTACCTCTGGCCTAAACCACCGGCTTCTGTTTCTCCGTACAGAAAAGCAACAGTAGCAATACTGAACAGGGTGGCAACCATCAGAAATTCCATTACATGatatcacaggcatttagcagaccttCTTATCCAGCTTTTCCTACACAGCTTTTCGCATTTTTTTatatagtatccatttatacagccagatATATGCTGAGTCTGCTCTCTACCTCTCACTAGTTGTCTGTGAGAAGGAGGGTGCAGTGATGTGCAAGGTGAACATAATGAATTTCTACAACAAAGATCTTTCTTCCCATAATGTCACGAGAGGCACAGTGTGTTTCTCACAGACTTAGTTGCAGTGCAAGTAATGTCACAAATTGTACATGTCCTGTTTCTGTTGGCCAACCAACACAGCAAAGCCACTGCTGATGTCAACATTTTTTAAGGAGTCCCCTGGCCCTGGTAACATCACGTCATTGATGTTGGAGAACAGAAATCTTGTGATcttgtgggtttttgtttttagaataGACTTTAGTTTCAGTGGTGACTGCAGGGAATACATGGCTGTTGTTATATTTGTTCTTTCAGTCCTGGTTTCACTTTTCTTTGTGCTTTACAGAGACCCGGTCAGGAAGTTCTCATGACCTTGCCTGAGAGTTTCAGCTACTGTTTATTTACTGGGCCTTTCCCTCCCTCGTGTAGCAGCAGTGATAATGCTAAgactaatgtaaatgtttacggtttatacacacacacatgcaagcacacacacacacaagtacacgcaaacacacacacgcatgcaagcacacggagacacacacacacaagcacacgcaaacacacacacacgtacaatatttataatatatatgtcCCAACTGCTCTTCTCTACGTTGCCAAACAGCTGTTGTTGGAATCACATGCAGTAATGCCACCAGTAATGGGGTGTGGCTATTGTTGTTAACGTTCATACTACAGCCAATCGTGTCATTGTCTCTGCTGTTGCTACATGTGATCATTGGTAGCCTCGGTCAGCGAGTCGTTTCTTGCCGTGGTTAAAGGAGCTGGTGCAGAcagccatgggcagagatgaGCCCCTGCTAACCAGATCAAGTGTCTGAGCATTGAGCGGCTCTCATTTCTATTGACTTTCCCTTCCTGTTGACATGGAACCCAAGCCCGCTGCCACCCTCCTCAGCACTGCCTGTGATTGGCATGCCTTCAGATGGAAGCTGCTGGATGTTCCCATCACTTTCGGAACAGCTGTTCACCTCACGTGTGCCCTAATAACTCCGCACCAAAAGCAGACGTGCtggcacgcccccccccccccaccccccttacacCACTTGCACCACCCGCCAtcccagccccacacacagcactgaggagagaaagaaagtgcgAGAGAAAGCCCGGAGGAAATATGATAGGATATTATGAAGTTGTATTGATTCAGTAATGGCTTCTCATGAATGATTTAGCCCCACTTTCTCCTCACAGACTGGCCGCAAGCGTCGCCCCCACACGCACTCTCAGCGCTCATTCCAACACAAGACACAAACTGCTGACTCACAGCTTGTtattgtcatttctttttttgagtgaaaacccaccagaaaaaaaaaactttagtctAAAAGCAAAAGGGCAACCCCTAGCTCCATTGTCCATTGGCCTGAATTATTAGCTTACTGCCTTCTTAGCTGACAGAAAACGGGGTGTAATTTCAACATATCCATCCATGCATCGAAGCTCACAACAGTGACTCACGTTGACCCAGGGCGGTTGTGTGAGTAAGACCAACCGATGAAGACAATGTAGGTTAAAACACTGTTGGTTTGTTAATAATTCCCTGGGAGGGTTGAAACAATACGTGGGTACGTTGTTTTTCCTCCACTgagttagccccccccccccccctcccccattgtCCACTGTGAGCTGTTAGAACTGCTCTCTCACTGCCTCCTCCCTTACCTTCCGGGCCGGTCAGTGCCATGTCTGTGGCTGCACGAGGCACTGAGTCTTGTATCGGGTCTGGGTCTCTCTGCGggatggtcagtgctgtgtgtgtcctaTCTGCTGCTGCCCCACTTTGAGCCCCCAGCTGCTGAGTGAGTGGGGTTTTGCTTTCTtgagtgccccccccaccccccgctctcTATTTTAAGAAGCCGACAGAATCGCACGAACACGGCCAGTAATCCCCGCGGCACGTCACAACTGACTGTCAACACAGGGGACTAGCGCAACACCCAcccagccgcccccccctccccccccgattCCTTAAATTGGCATGCTGCACAACATCACCGAATCCCCTGTTATGTCCTCAAAAGGGGCAGAGCAGGAGCCCCCGGCTGTCCGGACCAGGCATAACTGGGTCAGCGTGAGGGCCGGGTTTCAGGACGGCCCGTTACAGGACGGGGGTCAGGTGGTCCGGGTCCAGGTCTCGGCCATCCCCACCACAGCGCAAATCCCCACTCTGACCTTGACTTCCAATAATAAGGCGCATAGAATTAcagctcaaaataaataatcctgCCGCAGTCATCACATCactcactgaacgagtaatCGCCCCCCTGAACCCGATCTCCCGCCACGCTCACCCCCTGCCAGATTGGGTGATGACACCCCGACGCCCGCTCGCCTAGCTTATGTCAACACCACTCTGACCTCCAGAAGGCACCAGGCCTTAACCGCAGGCGGTAAATTTGGCAAAACGGTCAGAAAGAGTCTGTGACTTTACCTCCGTGCTCCTGTTAAGCTCCCTGCAGTGAACAGCAGCTTTACCTGATCCGTGCGGAATccgtctgcctgcctgctctgGTGCTGGTGTTGCTCTGGAGTGAGAGGGGTGTGGCCcaacaaggggggggggtttgaattGTTCCTTTTTATTGTGGAGTCGCGCCTCCCACCTGCTTCCTGGTCCCACTGGAACAACTGCTGCGTCTCCCGTTTCCCCAGAGAAACCCGACTCCGCCTCAGAGAGCAGCTACCTGTCCGCCCTCACGCCAGAAAAACActgccctcccctctctcacaccgGCACACTATGGGTGCGGTGCTAGGCGCTCTCTCATTGGACGACTGCCATGGTTATTTTTTCACCTGCCTTATTCAGGTCAGCCAATAACTCACAGCGAGACTTTGAATCGCACTCCATAGCGAGTTCCACAACTTCCACAAACTTCAACCCCCCCttgctccccccacccaccctcctctctcccttttttgtcCTGATGAGTCGGTGAAGAAGAATGTGACTGCAATGCCAAGCCGACTGTCCTTTATCGATCAGTGAGGTGGGGCGGGAGGCCGTGTGATTTCGGGAGTGTCACGGATCACATTACGGGAGATTAATGTTGGTACATACAGACCCCAGAACACATCGATGCTGTGATTTGAGCAGAGAGACACTCTAAGTGAGTGACCCGGCTCAGATTTACAGGGATCCCATGTAGTAACACTCCGTGAATCTCACAGACCTGTATCAAAAGTTCCTTCACAGAGGAATTCCGCAGATTGCATATAGAAGCGGTTTGGTagcatactgtactgtatgttcttGTCTCAACTGAAGCTCAATATAACCCAGGGTTACCAGGGACACATTCTTCCAATGCTTTATAGGTtagctttgctttttttcaaCTTGGCCCCATTTTTCCCCCAACTAATCGCACCATGCTGATCGGTGTTCACAATAATTCAGTCGCCAAACAGAATTGCCAGGAGGGACGCTCAACAACCGTGGCAAAATAATTCAGTCACGTCTTTCTTTGTGGGGTTTTGgtcacccagagaact
This region of Anguilla anguilla isolate fAngAng1 chromosome 5, fAngAng1.pri, whole genome shotgun sequence genomic DNA includes:
- the ampd3a gene encoding AMP deaminase 3 isoform X4; protein product: MPRQFPKISLSEVDEEVRRLAERVYASALKEEDTKSTLALFTVPEDCPIGLNQAKEHEILRELAEQHSEESAKRKQSFKLIRSQSMQIAVGDWALSVVSPLLSPASTCPSLSDAFPEYQRVTISGDYCAGITVEDYEQAARSILKALQIREKYAKLAYHRFPRTTAQFLRSAEHEKWTEEEEILPEIVPCPREGEDPYSMEDIPENFNYELKMKDGIIYVYDTPEDLKLNKPHSLPYPDLETFAIDLSHVLAMIADGPTKTYCHRRLNFLGSKFYLHEMLNEMAELKELKSVPHRDFYNVRKVDTHIHAAACMSQKHLLQFIQTTCKTEEDRVVMEKQGKKMTLKQVFEKLNMDPYDLTVDSLDVHAGRQTFHRFDKFNSKYNPVGASELREIYLKTDNYLDGEYFARIIKEVAHDLEESKYQHAEPRLSIYGRAPEEWHNLACWFIQHKVHSTNMQWIIQIPRIYDIFRSKKTIPNFAKMLENIFLPLFEATVNPQKQKELHVFLKYVTGFDSVDDESKHSDHMFSYKSPKPEAWTGDDNPPYSYYLFHMYANIMVLNNLRKERGLSTFMFRPHCGEAGSITHLVSAFLTADNISHGLNLKKSPVLQYLYYLAQVPIAMSPLSNNSLFLEYSKNPLKEFLHKGLCVSLSTDDPMQFHYTKEALMEEYAIAAQLWKLSTCDVCEIARNSVLQSGLSHQEKKHFLGPNYLKDGPEGNDIRRTNVAQIRMAYRYETLCNELSFLVDAVKSEATQATQ
- the ampd3a gene encoding AMP deaminase 3 isoform X3, which encodes MALTGPEDMPRQFPKISLSEVDEEVRRLAERVYASALKEEDTKSTLALFTVPEDCPIGLNQAKEHEILRELAEQHSEESAKRKQSFKLIRSQSMQIAVGDWALSVVSPLLSPASTCPSLSDAFPEYQRVTISGDYCAGITVEDYEQAARSILKALQIREKYAKLAYHRFPRTTAQFLRSAEHEKWTEEEEILPEIVPCPREGEDPYSMEDIPENFNYELKMKDGIIYVYDTPEDLKLNKPHSLPYPDLETFAIDLSHVLAMIADGPTKTYCHRRLNFLGSKFYLHEMLNEMAELKELKSVPHRDFYNVRKVDTHIHAAACMSQKHLLQFIQTTCKTEEDRVVMEKQGKKMTLKQVFEKLNMDPYDLTVDSLDVHAGRQTFHRFDKFNSKYNPVGASELREIYLKTDNYLDGEYFARIIKEVAHDLEESKYQHAEPRLSIYGRAPEEWHNLACWFIQHKVHSTNMQWIIQIPRIYDIFRSKKTIPNFAKMLENIFLPLFEATVNPQKQKELHVFLKYVTGFDSVDDESKHSDHMFSYKSPKPEAWTGDDNPPYSYYLFHMYANIMVLNNLRKERGLSTFMFRPHCGEAGSITHLVSAFLTADNISHGLNLKKSPVLQYLYYLAQVPIAMSPLSNNSLFLEYSKNPLKEFLHKGLCVSLSTDDPMQFHYTKEALMEEYAIAAQLWKLSTCDVCEIARNSVLQSGLSHQEKKHFLGPNYLKDGPEGNDIRRTNVAQIRMAYRYETLCNELSFLVDAVKSEATQATQ
- the ampd3a gene encoding AMP deaminase 3 isoform X2, which gives rise to MSRKGVPLFKQQSTPCLGKDMPRQFPKISLSEVDEEVRRLAERVYASALKEEDTKSTLALFTVPEDCPIGLNQAKEHEILRELAEQHSEESAKRKQSFKLIRSQSMQIAVGDWALSVVSPLLSPASTCPSLSDAFPEYQRVTISGDYCAGITVEDYEQAARSILKALQIREKYAKLAYHRFPRTTAQFLRSAEHEKWTEEEEILPEIVPCPREGEDPYSMEDIPENFNYELKMKDGIIYVYDTPEDLKLNKPHSLPYPDLETFAIDLSHVLAMIADGPTKTYCHRRLNFLGSKFYLHEMLNEMAELKELKSVPHRDFYNVRKVDTHIHAAACMSQKHLLQFIQTTCKTEEDRVVMEKQGKKMTLKQVFEKLNMDPYDLTVDSLDVHAGRQTFHRFDKFNSKYNPVGASELREIYLKTDNYLDGEYFARIIKEVAHDLEESKYQHAEPRLSIYGRAPEEWHNLACWFIQHKVHSTNMQWIIQIPRIYDIFRSKKTIPNFAKMLENIFLPLFEATVNPQKQKELHVFLKYVTGFDSVDDESKHSDHMFSYKSPKPEAWTGDDNPPYSYYLFHMYANIMVLNNLRKERGLSTFMFRPHCGEAGSITHLVSAFLTADNISHGLNLKKSPVLQYLYYLAQVPIAMSPLSNNSLFLEYSKNPLKEFLHKGLCVSLSTDDPMQFHYTKEALMEEYAIAAQLWKLSTCDVCEIARNSVLQSGLSHQEKKHFLGPNYLKDGPEGNDIRRTNVAQIRMAYRYETLCNELSFLVDAVKSEATQATQ
- the ampd3a gene encoding AMP deaminase 3 isoform X1 produces the protein MSCREARDVPPRTFYGSEQLYQHPAPPPHRSGCMDTAYQSENMPRQFPKISLSEVDEEVRRLAERVYASALKEEDTKSTLALFTVPEDCPIGLNQAKEHEILRELAEQHSEESAKRKQSFKLIRSQSMQIAVGDWALSVVSPLLSPASTCPSLSDAFPEYQRVTISGDYCAGITVEDYEQAARSILKALQIREKYAKLAYHRFPRTTAQFLRSAEHEKWTEEEEILPEIVPCPREGEDPYSMEDIPENFNYELKMKDGIIYVYDTPEDLKLNKPHSLPYPDLETFAIDLSHVLAMIADGPTKTYCHRRLNFLGSKFYLHEMLNEMAELKELKSVPHRDFYNVRKVDTHIHAAACMSQKHLLQFIQTTCKTEEDRVVMEKQGKKMTLKQVFEKLNMDPYDLTVDSLDVHAGRQTFHRFDKFNSKYNPVGASELREIYLKTDNYLDGEYFARIIKEVAHDLEESKYQHAEPRLSIYGRAPEEWHNLACWFIQHKVHSTNMQWIIQIPRIYDIFRSKKTIPNFAKMLENIFLPLFEATVNPQKQKELHVFLKYVTGFDSVDDESKHSDHMFSYKSPKPEAWTGDDNPPYSYYLFHMYANIMVLNNLRKERGLSTFMFRPHCGEAGSITHLVSAFLTADNISHGLNLKKSPVLQYLYYLAQVPIAMSPLSNNSLFLEYSKNPLKEFLHKGLCVSLSTDDPMQFHYTKEALMEEYAIAAQLWKLSTCDVCEIARNSVLQSGLSHQEKKHFLGPNYLKDGPEGNDIRRTNVAQIRMAYRYETLCNELSFLVDAVKSEATQATQ